One Polynucleobacter necessarius genomic window, GAGATAGCGATCATCCAAATGCTCAAGGCCGGCCAAAATAGCCCCCCCTTGTTTACTTAGGCTCTCAAGGTACGCCTTAATTTCAACAATACTCGGAATAGCTTCACGAGCTTGACCGAAAAACTCAAGGCAGACTGTACGCATAAATTTTGGCATGCGATGCAATACCCAAGTTGCGCTAGTAATCAAACCATCGCAACCTTCTTTTTGTACGCCAGGTAAACCTGCTAAAAATTTATCGGTAACGTCTTTGCCCAAACCTTCCTTACGAAAACGCTTGCCTTCCACTTCCAAAAGTTCGGTTTTTAAAACGCGTTGACCTGGCTCGCTATTTCCATCGGACCACGTTAACTCAAAGCGAGCTTTTTCGACATCATGAATCTTGCCAAGGTTGTGGTCCAAACGCACAACATCTAACCAATTTCCCTCGGGATCAACCATGCGCCAGCTAGCGAGATTATCTAAGGCCGTACCCCAGAGCACCGCCTTTTTACCGCCAGCATTCATGGCAATATTGCCGCCAATACAACTGGCATCAGCAGAAGTCGGGTCTACAGCAAACACTAATCCAGCGTGCTCAGCGGCATCGGAAACGCGACGCGTAACAACACCAGCACCTGTAAAAATGGTTGAAACCTCATGGCTCACACCGGGCAAGTGTTTTAACTTCACACCACCAATGTCTTGTAATTTTTCAGTATTAATAACCGCAGACATTGCATATAACGGAATGGCACCTCCGGTATACCCAGTACCGCCCCCGCGTGGAATGATCGTGAGGCCCAATTCGACACATGCTTTAACAAGCCCAGGAATTTCAGATTCGTAATCAGGCTTGAGAACAGCCAAGGGAAACTCAACACGCCAATCCGTAGCATCAGTAACGTGTGCTGCACGAGATACACCATCAAAACAAATATTGTCACTGGCTGTATGGCGACCTAACTCCTTGCGTGCACGTTTACGGATTTGCTCAACCTCTTTAAATCCGTTTTCAAAATTTTCAATCGCACGGTAAGCGGCGCTTAATAAAATTTCAACTTGATCAGCAGAGTCGCCGTTATTGCGTTTTTTTACCTCACCCAAACGGTGCCAAAGCGCATTGATTAATTGTTGGCGGCGATTTGGATTATCAAGAAGGTCGTCCTGCAAAAAGGGGTTGCGTTGAACCACCCAAATATCACCTAAGATTTCAAACAACATACGCGCCGAACGGCCAGTACGACGGACGCCGCGCAATTCATTCAAAACACGCCAAGATTCCTCACCCAACAGGCGAATCACAATTTCTCGGTCGGAAAAGGAAGTGTAGTTGTAAGGAATTTCGCGAAGACGGGGAGAACCTGCCTCAGCATCCAACAACTGGTTCAAAGCTAAAGGTGCATTCATAGCGACATATTTGGTAAATACGCATTTTAATTGAGCAATATTGATACTGTCAGGAATTAGGGAAAGTTACTCCCCAAATGGATAAACCCCTGCAAATCTAAGGGCTTAGGCTCCATCCGTGGTACGCTCATCGCATGGCAACGAACTATTTAAAGAAAATATTATCGGCGCGCGTCTATGGCGTCGCTAGAGAAACCGAACTCCAACTCGCCCCTGAGTTGACTAAGCGCTTGGGTAATCAGGTTTTACTGAAGCGTGAGGATAACCAGCCAGTCTTCTCCTTTAAGCTTCGGGGCGCCTACAACAAAATAACGCATTTACCCCCAGAAGCCCTGAAACTAGGGGTCATTGCTGCTTCTGCCGGTAACCATGCCCAAGGTGTCGCCCTGGCTGCCGCCAAAATGAAATGCAAAGCAGTTATTGTCATGCCAGTGACTACCCCCAGCATCAAGATTGACGCCGTAAAAGCCAGGGGAGGCTCTTGGGTTGAAATCATCCTGCATGGCGAGTCCTACAGCGACGCATTTAACCACTCTGAGTTATTGGGTAAAAAGAGGGGTTTGACGTTTATGCACCCCTTTGATGATCCCGATGTCATCGCCGGACAAGGAACCATCGCTCACGAAATTTTTACGCAATGCGAAAAGCCCGTCGATGCTGTATTTGTTGCAATTGGTGGTGGCGGATTGATTGCAGGGATTGGCGAATACATCAAAGCAGTCACCCCAAAAACGAAAGTGATCGGTGTTCAAGCTTCGGACTCAGATGCCATGAACCAATCACTCAAAGCGAATAAGCGCATAGAGATGAAAGATGTTGGCTTATTTTCTGATGGTACGGCTGTCAAATTGGTTGGCAAAGAAACATTTCGCATCTGCAAAAAAGTGGTTGATGAAATTATCACCGTCGACACAGATGAAATCTGCGCTGCAATCAATGATGTCTTTACCGATACCCGCAGCATCCTTGAACCCGCTGGAGCCCTTGCTATTGCAGGCATGAAGAAGTATGTCGAGAAAAAACACATTAAGAAAAAAACTCTCGTTGCCGTAGCTTGCGGAGCAAATATGAACTTCAGTCGCCTGCGTTTTGTCGCAGAGCGCGCCGATGTTGGTGAATTTCGTGAGGCCGTGTTTGCCGTCACAATTCCAGAAGAAAGGGGCTCATTCAAGCGCTTCTGTGAACTGCTTGTTAAGCGTAATGTTACGGAGTTCAACTATCGGATTGGCGATCAGAGTGAAGCGCACATCTTTGTTGGTATCAGCACACAAAAAGCCGGTGATAGCGAAGCCATTGCAAAACATTTTCGCAAGGCAAAATTTGCAACCATTGATCTCACACATGATGAGTTAGCAAAATCGCACTTACGCCATATGGTGGGCGGACACTCTGCCCTTGCTAAAGACGAACTACTCTACCGCTTCGAATTTCCGGAGCGTCCAGGCGCCTTGATGAAATTCCTCACCAGCATGGCACCGAACTGGAATATCAGCTTATTTCATTACCGCAATCATGGGGCTGACTACGGTCGTATTTTGGTAGGTATTCAAGTACCTAAAAACGAACAGAAGAAATTTCAAAGCTTTTTAGCGACACTAGGCTACCCACACTGGGATGAAAGTAATAATCCCGCCTATCGTCTATTTCTTAAATAAGAGATAAGTAAAATGTTGTATACCTTCACCGAAAAACTCGTCGTAGCGATTTCGTCGCGTGCTCTGTTTGATTTTGAGGAAGAAAACCGTATCTTCGAATCCACCGATGACAGCGCTTATATGAAGCTACAGCTTGAGCGCTTAGGGGAAGCGGCACAAAAGGGTGTGGCGTTCCCACTAGT contains:
- the ilvA gene encoding threonine ammonia-lyase, biosynthetic; its protein translation is MATNYLKKILSARVYGVARETELQLAPELTKRLGNQVLLKREDNQPVFSFKLRGAYNKITHLPPEALKLGVIAASAGNHAQGVALAAAKMKCKAVIVMPVTTPSIKIDAVKARGGSWVEIILHGESYSDAFNHSELLGKKRGLTFMHPFDDPDVIAGQGTIAHEIFTQCEKPVDAVFVAIGGGGLIAGIGEYIKAVTPKTKVIGVQASDSDAMNQSLKANKRIEMKDVGLFSDGTAVKLVGKETFRICKKVVDEIITVDTDEICAAINDVFTDTRSILEPAGALAIAGMKKYVEKKHIKKKTLVAVACGANMNFSRLRFVAERADVGEFREAVFAVTIPEERGSFKRFCELLVKRNVTEFNYRIGDQSEAHIFVGISTQKAGDSEAIAKHFRKAKFATIDLTHDELAKSHLRHMVGGHSALAKDELLYRFEFPERPGALMKFLTSMAPNWNISLFHYRNHGADYGRILVGIQVPKNEQKKFQSFLATLGYPHWDESNNPAYRLFLK